The Macaca nemestrina isolate mMacNem1 chromosome 9, mMacNem.hap1, whole genome shotgun sequence genome includes the window GGGTTCTTTACCAGGAGGGAAGTATGTTCCTCTGATTGTAATTGTGGCTTCAGAGTATTCACTGATCCTCTGCAGAGCTTCCTTAGAGGTAACTTTCCACCTAGCAGTCTGTGGGAAGTCACTGATCTCTAATTCTTCTTCATATCTCTTAAAAGATTCGTTCTGTCCACCATCCTGTCTCTCTTCTTCTTGTTTCTCTAAAGGCACATAATTGAGCTTGGCATTGATCTTTTCGGCAAGTTGTTCTGCAATGGTTTTTGCAGAAACAGTGGGAGCCAGAATGTGCCACCTCTAAGAATTGCATTGATGGCCTGTTGCATCACATCTACCTGAGACTCGATGCCCAAATTCTTCTGGGCGTTGATTCTGAGAGCCAATCTCTTATCAATTTCTAATTTCTCAGCATTTCCTGCAGTTGGAGCAGGAACACTTGATGTTCCAGGAGCAGCCATATCCTTTACTCTCTTCTTTGCATTAAACATGCTTTCAGTTTGCTCATCAGTGTCAACTGCAGCATCCTCATCATCTGAATCTTGCAGACCAAGAGCTGCTTTTTGTAACTTCTTCCTCTCATTAGCCAAAGCTTGTTCTGTTTCATCAAACTTGAATCCCTTACCAGAGAACCAACtactctttttaattattttcccctCAGTTTTCTGTTGATCTTTGAAATCACTCCACAGTTTCTCTAAATCAGGAGGTACTGCGGTCCCTGACAATTCAAGAGCTTTAATTATGTCACCAGCATAGCGAGCTTGATCTTCTGTGATAAAAGTATAAGCATAACCCTTGTTGCCTGCTCTTCCAGTCCACCCTGCTCTGTGTACATAATCCTCATAATGGTTGGGGCAGCTATAATTTACTACAAGAATCAGATGTTTCACATCTAGACCTCGGGCAGCAACAGAGGTAGCCACAAGTTTGCAGGTCCCATTCTTAAAGTCATTTATGATGCTATCTCTGTCATATTGATCAATGCCTCCATGAAGAGACATGCAAGGATAAGATGCTCTCATTAAATCCTTAAGAAGACCATCAGCATGTCCCTGCTTATCCACAAATATAATGACAGATCCTGACTCTTGATAATGGCCTAGAAGCTCAAGTAACTtcaagaatttcttttcttcttcaatcACAGTCACTTGTTGCTCCACATCCGAGCAAACCACACTCCTGCCTCCAACTTGTACTTCAATAGGTTTACTCAGGATCCTGCTAGTCAAAGCCTCCATAGCTCTGGGGAAAGTAGCTGAAAACATAACCGTCTGTCGATCAGGATGAACATTATCCACGATGCGCATGACCTGGGGTTCAAAACCCATGTCAAACATTCTGTCTGCTTCATCTAAAACAACATGTCAGTCTTCGAAGATTTGTGACCCTACCACTGTTAGCTGCTAACATGTCAATCACTCGACCAGGTGTGCAAACAGTAATTTCAGCACCTCTTTTCAGCTCAGCAATCTGTTCACTGATTCCTGTTCCTCCATAAACACAGACCACTCTAAGTCCCAAAGTCTTGGAAAACTTCTTACACTCTTTAGTAATCTGTAAAGCCAGTTCTCGAGTTGGAGTCATGATGACAGCTACTGGCCCCTCTCCTTCTTCTAATGACCTCTGACCCATGATGTGT containing:
- the LOC105486718 gene encoding LOW QUALITY PROTEIN: probable ATP-dependent RNA helicase DDX46 (The sequence of the model RefSeq protein was modified relative to this genomic sequence to represent the inferred CDS: inserted 3 bases in 2 codons); protein product: MLVQNIQDKSSYNRFRRYQAPAMRQLYRRRPSQRGQTTKKAVVDSDKKKGELMENDQDAMECSSEEEEVDLQTALTGYQTKQQKLLEPVDHGKIEYERFRKNFYVEVPELAKMSQEEVNVFRLEMEGITVKGKGCPKPIKSWVQCGISMKILNSLKKHGYEKPTPIQTQAIPGIMSGRDLIGIAKTGSGKTIAFLLPMFRHIMGQRSLEEGEGPVAVIMTPTRELALQITKECKKFSKTLGLRVVCVYGGTGISEQIAELKRGAEITVCTPGRVIDMLAANSGRVTNLRRLTXVVLDEADRMFDMGFEPQVMRIVDNVHPDRQTVMFSATFPRAMEALTSRILSKPIEVQVGGRSVVCSDVEQQVTVIEEEKKFLKLLELLGHYQESGSVIIFVDKQGHADGLLKDLMRASYPCMSLHGGIDQYDRDSIINDFKNGTCKLVATSVAARGLDVKHLILVVNYSCPNHYEDYVHRAGWTGRAGNKGYAYTFITEDQARYAGDIIKALELSGTAVPPDLEKLWSDFKDQQKTEGKIIKKSSWFSGKGFKFDETEQALANERKKLQKAALGLQDSDDEDAAVDTDEQTESMFNAKKRVKDMAAPGTSSVPAPTAGNAEKLEIDKRLALRINAQKNLGIESQVDVMQQAINAILRGGXILAPTVSAKTIAEQLAEKINAKLNYVPLEKQEEERQDGGQNESFKRYEEELEISDFPQTARWKVTSKEALQRISEYSEATITIRGTYFPPGKEPKEGKWKIYLAIESANELAVQKAKAEITRLIKEELIRLQNSYQPTNKGRYKVL